The genomic window AGTAATAAAAATACACTATAAACTATTTAATAAATCACCTATTTGTGAATACTGTTTCCTCTGTGGttgttttgttatgttgtatTATGTTTAGTTCGCTAttgtacatacaataaaatgtatgtacatatattttgatatacaaatattactatttttaaaggaTAGCTTTTCGTAAGTAGAATTATTGGACAAAGAAGTGCAGATTTTCAGTTCTGATGGAGACTGCCAAAGGGCCAACACTGATTTACTCTCTTACTACTAGTATACGTGAGGGTCTAATTCCCTTTGTGTATTGtcaaaaaaatttacataaaactgATGAGTGAGAATTGAATTTCAGTCCACATTTTCTGATTATCAATTATGTTGATCATCTTGTCATATGTTTTATTTGGTAACTGTGTTGCAGATGTTTTCATTGAGTCAATAGTTTCTATTTTAGCTTTGCCTATGATCTCTTTTggtataattttctaatttttaagtggGTTACTTTGTCATTCTTGctcttcatttcatttcttgCTTGGAATGACATTCCCGTCCTGAGACTGTAAAAATGTACTCCTTTAGTTTTGGCTCAAACTTACTTTGTAGTTTGgatttttaacttttagattGTTCATTCATCTGGGTTTTATTTCTATGTGTGGGTTAGACAGAAGTCTAGCCTTATACTTTCCAAATGTTCAACCAATTGTCACAAATATCATTaatattccattctttctttgatGCTATTAAATTTTACTATATATTAAGTTGCAGATAAATTACTGTCTCTATATATCtacctatatatatgtatgtatcaatACAGATCTACAAAATTCTTTATGGTGGTCcattgatttgtttttctctgtttgtgCCATTATCTTATTGTTTTTCACTATTATGTAATTTGATTGGGGTTAGAAAAGTTCCCTGaaattgttctaatttttttcaaaattattttgtctgTTCTTAGCCATTTATTCATCTAGGTGAATTTTAGAAAAACTTTCACAAGTTTCATTAAAAATTCCCCTGGGGTCTTATTAGAGGTGCACTGAATTTTATTAATCTGAGatgaattaacatttttaaaatattgatacgAATATCtctgtttatttagatcttcacTTTGTGTTCTGTTACAATTTCTTCAGATAAatcttactcatttatttttattgctcaggtttactcctaagtattttttagACTTTCTTACCACTGTCAAttgaaatgttttccaaattatatttttctaatataaatgttaatatttgtatatttaattttatctggTTAGTTTGGTAAAGTTTTcgtagattttaaattttttcagatgATTATCTTGGATTTTCTAGGTGGACAGTTTCATCATTTCTAacgtttgtgtcttttaattcttACTTTTTCACTGATTGAGACCACCATATCAACAGTATAGCTTAATAGTGGTAACAGGAGCCATCTTTTTCTGCTCTTTTCGTGATATTGGTAGAATAAGACTCTTAACGATCAAAGTTTTATTATCCTGTAATATTTGAATGTTAGAAAAAGgatgttataattttataatcagaaaagttcacatattttaaaaactaatcacAGTAACATAGGCTATTCCTGGTAGTACTCCTATTTTGAGTGACATCTTCGGACCAAACGCTTAAAATTAAAGTATCCACATATTAACCAAACAGAAAGGTTTAAACAGACATTAAGCAGGTTTTGCTCTGAAGACTTAAGGAAGTCTCATCTGAATTCTGTGGACAATAAGGAGCATTGATTAATTCTGATGTTCATTATTGTACTATCTCAGctatcaccaccacctccagaactatgagcagGAGAGGACCCTGAATGAAAGGGTCTCATTCATGGAGATACCCTGAATGAAAGTATCCTCATTCAAGATGGGACCCAGAAACCCCTTCctctggaacaaaaaaaaaaaagaagctaagaAGTTGGTCAAGAGACAACCTAAAAAGAATCTTCAGAAAGGGAAATGAGAAGAACTCAGGCAAATTAGGCCACTTAGAAGTTCCAAAGAACACATGGAAAAACCTTTATCTTTCATTTGTATAAGTTTATGGGGTACaagtacagttttgttacatgaatacaTTGTGCAGCAGTCAAGTTAGGGTTTTTAGGGTACCTACCATGCAAATAACATACATTGTACCCATCAGGCAATTTATCATCATTCATTCCCCTTTTACTCCTGAACTTCTGAGTCTCCATAATCCATCATTCCACTTCTGAGTCTCCATAATCCATCATTCCACTTCTGAGTCTCCATAATCCATCATTCCACTCACAATGATCCTATGTACATATTTGTGgcacccacttatgagtgagaacatgtgatattagTGTTTtgtgcttttatatatttttatttgtatatttgtatttttgtgcctggcttgtttcactcaaAATAATGACCTCCGGTTCCATCCATAGtgctacaaatgacatgatttcattatttagcATGGCTAAACAGTatcccattgtgtgtgtgtgtgtgtgtgtacatgtatatgtacacacaccacttcttttattcattcatccgttgatggacacttaggttgatctttgctattgtgaacagtgctgcaataaacatataagtGCAGGTGtccctttgatatattgatttatttctttctgtattctgttccattgatctatgtgtctgtttttatacagcaccatgctattttggttgctatagccttgtaatatattttgaagtcaggtaatgtgatgcctccagctttgttcttttttcttaaaattgctttggctattctggcccttttggttccatatgaatttcagaattgcttttttctaatcttgtgaaaaatgatatttgtACGTTGATAGGGATTATGTTCagtatgtagattgctttgggcagtatggtcattttaactatattaattCTCCcgatccgtgagcatggaatggaaaattgaaaatCTTTAGTTTCTAGTTTAGGAGGCAGCCTGGATAATTTTAACTGTTCCCTTGTTGGATTTTTACTACCTGTTTCTCCATAGTTTCTTAAAGTAAGTATTCTTAAAAAACCtgtaacacagtgaaatcccatctctactaaaaatacaaaaaattagccggccgtggtggcggatgcctgtagtcccagctactcgggaggctgaggcaggagaatggcgtgaacctgagaggcagagcttgcagtgagctgagatcacgccactgcactccagcctgggcgacagagcgagactccgtctcgaaaaaacaaaaaacaaaaactgtaatgAAGGGCTATGAGCTATTTCTACAGGCCTAAGCTTATGAAAGAAGCTGTCTTGGTCAAACTGCCCTTTACATCTCTCCCACTGCTTCTCCAAACCCTATCCAGGAAGTCCAGAGACATGGAGATAAAGAACTATAGCAGCAACACCTCAGGCTTCATCCTCCTGGGCCTCTCTTCCAACCTTCAGCTGCAGAAACCTCTCTTTGCCATCTTCCTCATCATGTATCTGCTCACTGTGGTGGGGAATGTGCTCATCATCCTGGCCATCTACTCTGACCCCAGGCTCCACACCCCTATGTACTTTTTTCTCAGCAACTTGTCTTTCATGGATATCTGCTTCACAACAGTCATAGTACCTAAGATGCTGGTGAATTTTCTATCAGAGACAAAGGTTATCTCTTATGTGGGCTGCCTGGTCCAGATGTACTTCTTTATGGCATTTGGGAACACTGACAGCTACCTGCTGGCCTCTATGGCCATCGACCGGCTGGTGGCCATCTGCATCCCCTTACACTATGATATGGTTATGAAACCACAGCACTACCTACTCATGCTAATGGGTTCTTGCAGCATCTCCCACCTACATTCCCTGTTCCGTGTGCTACTTATGTCtcacttgtctttctgtgcctctcaCATAATTAAGCACTTTTTCTGTGACACCCAGCCTGTGCTAAAGCTCTCCTGCTCTGACACATCCTCCAGCCAGATGGTGGTGATGACTGAGACCTTAGCTGTCATCGTGACCCCCTTCCTGTGTATCATCTTCTCCTACCTGCGAATCATCGTCACTGTACTCAGAATCCCCTCTGCAGCCGGGAAGTGGAAGGCCTTCTCTACCTGTGGCTCCCACCTCACTGCAGTAGCCCTTTTCTATGGGAGTATTATTTATGTCTATTTTAGGCCCCTGTCCATGTACTCAGTGGTTAGGGACCGGGTAGCCACAGTTATGTACACAGTAGTGACACCCATGCTGAACCCTTTCATCTACAGCCTGAGGAACAAAGATATGAAGAGGGGTTTGAAGAAATTATGGGACGGAATTTACCGGTAAAAGGAACAAAATGTTGGTGTGTCATAATTAAGACATGATCTAAGAGATTATCAGGTTATTCTTCCTTAGTAACTATTTTCCACGTGGCACTCAAAAAGGTCATGAAAAGTGGTGTTGGATACCAATAAGAGAATTGACCTAGGAGCAAAACAGTTGGTTACCATGCATGATCTTAACCAAATACATATTCAGTCTCAGGCTAGGTACTGTTAGGAATCCAGATTTCAGGAAAAGGTTTCAGGTTTTGAAAGCTGAGTATTGCCTCCTCAATAGATTGGCAatcatgtagaaaaataaagctaTCTCCATTAGATTTGCAACcatatagaaaaagaaagctaTCTCCAAATAACTTGTCTATAAGCCTGACAATGGCTAGCAGTCAAGGAGTTTAAATcctattagttttttgtttggcAGCAGGGGGTTGTTCTTCTTGCGTGTGCAtggtttttttttagaaacataatctcactgtgttgctcaggctggagtacaatggtgcgattatagctcactgcagcctctaactcctgggctcaagtgattctcctgccttagcctcccaagtagctgggactacaggaacatgccaccacacttgacttttttttttctttgtagagacaaggtcatgTTATCTCACCCTggtaggtcttgaactcctggcttcaagggatcctcctgcctcagccttccaaagtgctgggattacaggggtgagccaccacaacttACAAAACTCATTAGTTTTAAGAAGAAGAAACTACATGGGTTTGATAGGTCATTGGGTAAGACTTCTTGAAGGAATGGCATCCGGAAGGATGGACTGAATTTTGAAAGAGGAAGTTtcaaaagatgaagaaatgggCAAAGCATTTCAAATAGTGAAAACCACCCAAGCATGTGGAGACAATAAGCACTGCAAAGTGCTTGAGGGACAATGAAAAGCTGAGGCTTCATCAGTTTGAGAGAAAGGAGAATACGGCTggaaagacagaagaaatctACAAAACACATTTATTCTCCCCACCAACATTTAAGTTTCGTGACAGTGTGAAGGCTCAGTATCCAATTTCCCTTCCCTCTTAATTCTTCCCTTCTCCATACACCCAGCATCCTCACCAAGCTGCATTTTGTATCCTAGAAAAAGCTAATGTATCAGTTAGGAAAAAGCTCAGTTGTGCTATGGAAACAATCAACCTCAAAGTCTTCGGACCTTAAAACCGaaggtttatttctcattcacattGTAGGTCCACCATAGAAAAGTGTAAGTGTGCTACTTATTTTCAACATGCAGAGACCCAAGATCATGGAGCAGTCACCACTGAAAACATTAATCATCACTCTGCCAGAAGCTGAGAAATGCTCTTGGAGGTTTCACACTGGAAGTTAAAAACTCTGGCCCAGAAGTGACCCTCACCTCTTATGACCATAACTTATTGTCTAAAACACCTCTCATGACCCCATCCAAACACAAGGCAGCCAGGAGGCACAATCCAACTATGTCCCTGTAAGGTTTTAGAAAGCCAGAAGTATTTGATAAACAGCATTAATTACTGCTACCCAATTATATTAACACACAAATACATCAGTGTGAATTAGTTGCTTCATCAGTTCTCCTGGATTGTGTTATTGTCAATAACAATAGTAATGTAAGACTTACACACTCTCTGGGATTTTTCTGCTTCAATTATTTCATCAAGTTCCCACAACCATCAGCTTTTCTAGGTCACAGGCTTGTGTGGCAGGACCTGACACTGAATACAAGTTTTTTGGCCTTAAAGATTTATTAAGAGGTGAATGGTGTCCAAGGAAATACAGGGACGCCTAGGTTCCGACATCAAGGTCCCTGCTAGTGCTTTCACTACATGCTCCTAATTATAAGGGAGTAACCAGAAATCCAGGAAAGAAACCCAAAGCAATAACCTTCGTGTTTGTACAGGCGCACCTGGTTTTCACCACTATCTCTCACTGATCATTTGATTTGTGGGATGCTGGCCTAGAAGATATGTACCATTTCCACTTACTCAATTTATGTGCCATAGTTTTCTCACGCTCAACCAAGTTCAATTAGCTACTTCAGAATGTTAGGAATATCTATATTAAATAAATCTAttcataaattatatgtatattacatatacattaaataaattaattaattatgccACCATTAACTTATAAATCCAATTTTCTTTACTCCTGAGAACactaacttacttttttttttttttaaacttattttaagttccaggatacatgtgcaggatgcgtaggtttgttacataggtaaatgtgtgccatggtggtttcctgcacctatcaacccatcacctaggtattaagccccacatgtattagctatttatcctgatgctctcccctccccactcccacccagaCCCCAGTGTgggttgttcccttccctgtgtccatgtgttctcattgttcagctcccacttataagtgagaacatgcagagtttggttttctgttcctgtgttagtttgctgaggataatagattccagctccatccatgtccctgcaaagggcatgatcttgttcctttttatagcttcatagtattccatggtgtatatataccacattttctttatccagtgtatcactgatggacatttgggttgataccacgtctttgctattgtgaatagcgctgcaatgaacatacatgtgcatgtatctttataatagaataatttatattcctttagggtatatacccagtaatgggactgctgggttgaatggtatttctggttctaggtctttgaggaattgccacactatcttccacaatagttgaactaatttacattcccaccaacagtgtaaagtgttcctatttctccagtctcaccagcatctgttgtttcttgactttttaataatcaccattctgtcatgagatggtatctcatggtggttatgatttgcatttctctaatgaccgtgatgttgagctttctttcacatttgttggccacataaatgtcttttgagaagtgtctgtttatgtcttttgcccactttttaatggggttgtttattttaaattttttaagttccttgtagatcctggatatttgACCTTTTTCAGATGGATAT from Pongo abelii isolate AG06213 chromosome 13, NHGRI_mPonAbe1-v2.0_pri, whole genome shotgun sequence includes these protein-coding regions:
- the LOC100443046 gene encoding olfactory receptor 1L6; its protein translation is MEIKNYSSNTSGFILLGLSSNLQLQKPLFAIFLIMYLLTVVGNVLIILAIYSDPRLHTPMYFFLSNLSFMDICFTTVIVPKMLVNFLSETKVISYVGCLVQMYFFMAFGNTDSYLLASMAIDRLVAICIPLHYDMVMKPQHYLLMLMGSCSISHLHSLFRVLLMSHLSFCASHIIKHFFCDTQPVLKLSCSDTSSSQMVVMTETLAVIVTPFLCIIFSYLRIIVTVLRIPSAAGKWKAFSTCGSHLTAVALFYGSIIYVYFRPLSMYSVVRDRVATVMYTVVTPMLNPFIYSLRNKDMKRGLKKLWDGIYR